Within the Vibrio sp. DW001 genome, the region AAAATGCCACAAAATGAGATCGACGCAGAAGTAAAACGCGTTGCCGAAATGCTACAAATGGACCAGTTATTGGACCGTAAGCCGTCACAACTCTCTGGAGGGCAGAGACAACGCGTGGCAATGGGACGCGCTTTGGCCCGCCGACCAAAACTTTACTTGTTCGATGAACCACTTTCTAACCTTGATGCAAAATTAAGGATAGAAATGCGCCACCAAATAAAGCGCCTTCACCAACAGCTTAAGACCACCATCGTCTATGTTACCCATGATCAGATAGAAGCAATGACGCTGGCAGACAGAATTGCCGTGATGAAGGATGGAGAACTGCAACAACTTGGTACACCTAAAGAAATCTACAACAAACCGAACAACATGTTTGTAGCAGGTTTTATGGGCTCACCTTCGATGAACTTCATTGAAACTACGGTCGATCTAGATGACGATCGAAACCCAATCATTAAGGTAGTTGGCAGTGCGAACAGTGAGCATCATATTAACCTACCACAATCCATGCGAGATCAGGATGGACACAAAGTCGTCATTGGACTGCGCCCAGAACACATCACCGATACTGACAGTGAAGATACCACCGCTTCTACACGCCTAGGCTTACAGATTGAGGTGTTGGAACCAACTGGCCCAGACACGATTGCAATGGTTAAAGTAAATGACCAGGAAGTCGCGTGTCGCCTTTCTCCAGAGTTCGAGGGGAATATTGGTGAGATAGCATCACTTAACTTTGACCTTTCAAAAGCGGTCTACTTTGATGGCGAAACCGAGCAGAGAATCGATTTCTAAATTTGAGTGTACAGACTAAAGGCATGATAAATTAGCCATCTATCATGCCTTTTTTATTCCAATCGCATTAGGGCTATCGCATTCATTACGCTTTCAATATCACCCAGCGCTAATCGCTGGGGATGCTCAACATGTTGCAGTGTTAAGATTCGTCATCGGGATTGATTTCAAATTCCAAGATATCACCCGGTTGACATTCAAGTACCTCACAAAGTTTATCTAACGTCGTGAATCGGACCGCTTTCGCTTTACCATTTTTTAATACCGACAAATTAGCTTCTGTGATACCAACCGCTTGGGCCAACGTTTTTAGGCGCATTTTTCGCTTTGCCATCATTACATCTAAATTTATTCGTATAGACATAACACCTCCTAGATCGTGTGCTGGCTTTCATCAGCAAGAACATACCCTTCTTTCATCACCCATGAAATTATCAAGACAATAAACCCAAATACTATTGTTAACACGTCCATCCCTTCAAAACCTAACATTAATACACGCTCACCAGGAGGGTTATTAAACGAAAGAATCACCGACATCACTGCACCGTAAATAACGCTGCCTGCCACCCAATAAAACAAGCTGTAGCCTAGTTTTTGGTAACAATTAGCATTCTCAAGAGAAAAGATTTGACCCGATTCATAGTTACGAAATAGGTGCACCAACACCTTCAATGCATAGTTGACGATGCAACAAAGTAATAAGCTTGAAATAGTAGCCAGTACTCGTGTTGATAATGTCAAGGATGCTTGTGTATAGCTGTCGATGTCCAAACTGAGCTCAATAATGCCTAACGAAGTCAGATAATCATAATCTGTTTGGACGGTTAACCAGTAGTAAAGCACCATAACAGGAATGAGTAGGAACAGTGACTGAAAAAGCACACGGACACGACGACTGTGTTTCTGAATTTCATACATAATAATAATCCTATTGAATTGACCACCCAAAGATTACGATAAACAAGAATAAAAAACAACAATTAATTATCGATTAACGATAATTAATTGTTGTTTTTTATTAATTGGACCTCTTAGTAAAAGCTAATTGGCAAGAAGAAATCCAATTCGAACTTTTCATCCTCCGCCAAAAAATGATTCTTTATGTAATTCACGTAAGCCGGTGTCGATCCCAGCTTAAAGCCCGAGTCTGGCAGCCATTGTTCTAGTACGTGGCTTATCTGCGGCAATAACTCACCATAAACACCGTGTAGCCTAAACACAGCATGCAGTCCTCCCGGAATGGTAAGTTGATTAACAATACCGCGATAATTGAGTCGCTTATCAATTTCAATACAAGCAACATAACGACACTTTTCTAACGCTACTAAAGCTGGATTGGAATGGTGTAAGCCATATTGAACTGAGAAATCCCTTCCTTCTGATTCAGCCCACGCTTTTAAGATCAACCAAGCTCGATGAATCGATCGGTTATAACCTTGATGCCGAACATAGGCCGCGTGCCTTTCAGCAACCTCAACGATATCGGGTACGGGAATGCCTATTTTAGACACACGTGCATAACCTGCTGCAATCTCTGGGTCGGCTAGATAAGGCTTATCGGCGTTATGGTAATCATGCTTTCGCCACTCTCCAGGAGACATATGGAAGGTGGTCTTAAATGCTCGGCTAAATGATGAAACAGAATTGAACCCACACTTATTGCCGATGTGCAGCACCGAAGATTGAGATTCAAACATAAGCAGATTTGCTGCATATTCCATACGTGTTCGCCGAATATACTGATGAATCGACTCACCAACGACTTGTTTGAATAATCGATGAAAATGTTGTTCTGAGTAGGCGGCAATATCTGCCAACGTATTTACGGGCAGATCTCTGGCAATATCTTGATGGATATAGAACAGCACATCATTAATTCGAGAAAGGTGTTGAGTATTCATAATCTAAAAATAGCATAAATGGACATATTGATAAGCATAAATGGACACGATAAATAAAACAACTCCCTGTATGCTCTATCTATAGACATTGGAAAATTCGAACAGGTATACAAATGGAAATCGCTCAATCACTACAACAGATTCAATCTTCTTACATCCGAGAAATATTAAGTGCCGCGAGCGACAAAAATGTCATTTCTTTAGCGGGGGGGTTACCGGATGAAAAGACCTTTCCCATTGAACTTATGAAACCAACATTAGAATCGCTTTCCGACATGCCCGAGATTTTTCAATACGGAAGCACTGCAGGTTATGGCCCATTATTGACCCATCTTATTGAGCGGTTCCAGCTTCCTGAAAGCCATACAGTCATGATGTGTACCGGCTCACAGCAAGGCTTAGATCTTATTGCAAGAGCCTATGTAAACCCGGGTGATACTGTTGTGATGGAAGCACCTAGCTATCTAGGTGCCATGCAAGTATTCGGCCTAGTACAGGCCAACATGGTGACGATTTCACAAACCGAGTTTGGTCCTGATTTAGAGCAGCTCGAACAGTGCTTTGCAAAGCAAGCACCGAAGATGTTTTATGCAGTGCCCGATTTTCATAACCCTACGGGCGTATGTTGGCCATTAGAAACACGTCAAAGAGTCGCTAAATTGTGTATTCAGTACAATGTAGCCCTAATTGAAGATGCACCCTATCGTGAGTTGAGATTCAACGGTAAACCTATCGAGCTCGTATCGAACTTTTGTCCAGATCACTCAATTGTGTTGCGGTCATTCTCCAAAATCGCCTCACCAGGCCTAAGGCTCGGCGCCGTCACTGGTAAAGTAAGCTACTTAGAACCCTTGATAAAGGTGAAGCAAGGAGCAGATTTGCATTCTAGTGTTCCAATGCAAGCACTTTTGCTAGGCTTACTTGAACATGCTGATTTTGATTTGCACATCGACAATATTCGCTCAGTTTACAAACAGAGATATCAAAAACTTTTCTCTGAATTACAAAGTAAGTTGCCAAAAAGCTGTGATCTTAAACCAGTTGATGGTGGCATGTTTGTGTGGTTAACCTTACCGGAATGCGACACATTTGAACTTGCTAAAGTATTGCTATCAAAAGGGGTGGCGGTTGTCCCTAGCCCGGTATTTTATCCAAGTTCAGACAAACGAGAACCGGCACTACGATTAAACTTTACCAACTCTACGGTAGACGAATTAGAAAAAGCCGTTGACTGCTTAACCGGCGTATTAAAAGAGTTTCTAAGCTAGCACCATACCTTGATAGGAGTGATGGTTAGGATAACACCATCACTCCATTTTCTCTTTTTTGTATAAGCAGCCACATCATCATTGCCGCGCTCATCATCACCCCAGCAATAATCATAAAACCATATGATGTCAGTTCATTTGCCGTTAACCAGGCTATAAGTAGATAGCTTAAACTTTGAGACAGGGTTGAAAACAGCTTCAATCCTCCGTCAACTCTCCCTCGCTCAGAAATTGCCACCATATGATGCAGCTTATTGATTCTAGATATACGGTTAAACGCATTAAAGAAACCAATAATAACGGTCAACGTAACCATGATGATGGGAGAGAGAAACACACCTATCCCCAGCAACAGTATCGACATAATGAATATGGAAAACAGCATCGATTTATCAGGATTAAAACGCGTAAGAAGCTTCGCTACAACCAAACCACAGATTAACGCTCCTACTCCATAACTCATTTTCCATGTAGCAAACCAGCTACCCTCAACACCTTGTTCAGAGAAATAGATGGGTACCAATTTGACCAAAAAAGTAAGTACCGGGTACGAAAGGCACGATAACGCGATAAATGCATAGAAAGCGGGATCTTTACTGAAAATGCTTTTACTCTCTACTAATTGAGAAAGATAGGATTCTTTAATTCGCGTTGATAACTGACGTCGATAAGGCGTGATTAGATAACTCAATGCGGCAAATGATGAAGCCAGCGTTGCCAAGAAAGCAAACTCAACCATTGACCACATCTCTAATACCACAATTCCCAGAGCACCTGCACCCAACACGCTCGTCTGCATAACTACTTCATCATAGCTGGATATTTTCGCGTACTCATTTGGATTAAAATTTTCGTGGACGAATGCGTTATTTGTACTCCACGCCATATCGCCGCTTAACCAAAAGACAAGTTGGGCAAATGCAAGCAACCAGATGGACTCTACTCCATACCAATAGGCCAATAACACACATAACGCCGTGCTCGCCTGAACTACTTGCATTAAAACCAATAGCTTTTTACGCGAAAATCGGTCAATCAATGTTGCCATAAAAAGTGTTGATACAAACGATGCGCCCGTGCATACCAAAGCCAGTATCGCGACAAATGTGCCCATTCCTGGCTCGTTTAACATGATCCAAGGTAGCGCCATCATAAACATCCCAGAAGAGATGCCATCAAATAACCGTCCAGATAAATAAGGTAACACTCTTTTTCTCATCGCTTTTCCCTTGCCTTAACGTCCAGTATCTCGTTGTCTAGGGATAGGGTAATAGTTAAAGTAAACTTTAAGTAAAGCGATTTTTTGATTTACTATTTGCTATTGAACATTTTCTGACCGCTTTTATCTTTATCCGACCAAAAATTGATATTGAACTGCGCGTCTTCACTCAGCTCCATCCGATGCCAATATTCAGGTGGACTCGTCGCAAACTGTCCAGCTTCAATCACAACCTGCACCTCTGGGGTATTCGCCTCAGAATCGGCAAAACCATAATAGGTAACAACACCTTCCATGACGCATAACTGACCAAACACACCTTCTGCGGTGTTGTGATGAGTTAGCAGCGCCTCTGGCACATTTTGTCGAGTAAAAAATGGCGTTGAACGTTGGATAGTCCAGTTCGCTGGGATTCTTTGATGGCTCATGAGAATTTCCTTTCATTTAGTTGATTAATTTATGTCGTTACCAATAATTTTCGGAACCAAAATTACCGGGTGTCTTTCTTAGGTGTTTCGTTAAGCCCAACTTAATTAGCGTTTGGCTTGTATCTTTAACCATCTCAGGATTACCGCATAAATAGACGAAACTCTTATCGACGTGGAACGATGTTTCAGCGGCGGCTTGCAACTCTCCGCTAAGTAGCAGATCTGGAATTCGTCCTGACAAAACTCCGGACACATGTTCTCTTGAAATAATTGGGACATAACGGATCTCCTGATTCTTTTCCAATAACAAACGAATCTCGTCTGTATACGTTAACTCTTCTCTATTTCGAACCGCGTGAGCCAAAACAATTCTCTGAAATCTATTCTCTATCTGCTCATCGCCAAGCATCGAAATAAAGGGGCCAGAAGCACTTCCTGTCGCCATTAACCATAACTCTGTTGTGGGTGTGGGGATCTCATCAAGCGTCATAAACCCTGCTGCCGTATTTCCCACGTAGATATTGTCACCTGCTTGCAGTCGGTTTAGCAGTGGAGAAAGCCGCCCTTTTTCATCAGTGATGATAAGAAATTCTAACGTATTATCCCGTTTATACTGCTCCGGATGCGTGACGATTGAATAAGCCCTTCTAACCAACTCACCCGACCCATCGACTAATCCCAACTTGGTAAACTGACCCGCCGTATAATCGAGCGCTTCAGATTTAATACAAAGCGAAAACAAGGTTGCCGTCCAATCTTTGCGAGCGACAACCGTACCAATATTCATCTGTAGAGGAATTGTATTCATTACTACCTCACTTATTGATCTGTCGTTTATGTTCACTTCATTCTAATAGAAACCATTTACATAATCTAATTAATTACCATTCTCATTTGCAGTAGTCGTGCCAACTATTTATTGTATTGTTTTATAAGGTATTTTTATTTTTTACTTATTAAAATTGTTATTATGACAGTTCTTTACTTATGTCTAAAAGACACTATAATTGTCAAAACAACAGCAAATCAATATAGCGAGTCAAACCGTGAGCAACCTCAATAAAGAATGGGTGAAAATTGCCTTAGATCTAACCTCTGGAATTTCAGATCAGGACCGATTTGATCGCTTACTCTCTTCAATTAGAGAAGTGTTGAGGTGCGACGCATCCGCCCTACTCTATTTCCAAGATCAACAGTTTGTTCCACTGGCAATTAATGGCCTTTACGACGATGTACTTGGGCGACGATTTGATATACAACAACATCCCAGATTAGAGGCTATTGCGCGAGCGGGCGACGTGGTGCGTTTTCCTCCAGACAGTGACCTACCAGATCCATATGACGGATTAATACCTGAGCATGAACATGATCTAAGGGTGCACTCATGCATCGGGCTACCGCTTCTTATCAATGACAGATTGATTGGTGCAATAACCATTGACGCCTTTGACCCTGCGCAGTTTGACTCATTTCGAAACCAAGATTTACGAGTCATAAGCGCATTAGCGGCCACAAGCCTAAATACCGCACTCTTAATGGAACAATTAGAGAGTCAGGTCGGTGTCGAAACCTCTTCTCCCGCAACAAGTAGTAAGAGCATCGTACCGAGCGAGATAATCGGTAACTCAGAGGTAATGCAGGAACTAAAATCACATATCTCTGCCGTGGCAAATACCGATTTGTCGGTACTTATTATGGGTGAAACCGGTGTCGGCAAAGAGCTGGTCGCCGCCGCTATCCATGCAAATTCGGACAGAGTCAAAAAGAATCTCGTTTACTTAAACTGCGCAGCGCTGCCAGAATCAGTTGCAGAGAGTGAGCTTTTTGGTCACGTTAAAGGGGCATTTACGGGCGCAATTAGTAATCGAAAAGGTAAATTTGAGCTGGCCGACAATGGCACACTGTTTCTTGATGAGATTGGCGAACTCTCATTGGCCTTGCAAGCTAAGCTACTAAGAGCGCTCCAGTATGGTGATATTCAACGGGTGGGCGATGACAGTAATATTAAGGTAAATGCCCGTATTGTGGCTGCAACCAATCGCGTTATGCATGAGGAAGTCAAAGCCGGACGTTTTCGTTCCGACCTATATCATCGCTTAAGTGTGTTCCCTATCTTTGTCCCTCCTTTGCGCGAACGTGGAAAAGATATCACGCTTCTTTATGGTTTCTTTGCCGAGCGTTGCCAACACAAACTGGGGGTGACGAATATCAAGATAGATCCTCAATCAAGTATGTTGCTTCAGAAACACAGCTGGCAAGGTAATGTGCGCGAGTTAGAGCACGCCATAAATCGCGCAGCAGTACTCGCGAGATCAGAGTCGAGATCAGACGTGATCGTATTGCTACCAAAACACTTTAATCTTGAAGAACAAGATGGCCTTGTGTCAGACAACAGTATGAAAAATCCACCCACATCAGGTAACGCTATCAGTATGCCATTAACCGTCATCGATTTGAAAAATGCAACCGATGAGTTCCAGGTAAACCTGATTAATCAAGCCTATAGAGAGGCAGGAAACAACTGGGCTGCCGCCGCTCGTCTATTAAAAGTAGATTCAGGAAACCTACATAGATTAATGAAACGTCTTAACATGAAGTAAATCAGCGTCAAAACTGTCTAAATGACAATTTACGGTCATTTGGACAGTTTATATCTTTGTCATTTAGACTAATAAAAAACGTACAAACCTTTATATATCAATTAGATAAAATCTGGCACGATTGTTGTAATAGAGAAAGCGAAATAGACAACGACAAAGGAACAGAAGATGACAAAACAAAAATTGTCCATCATCGCTCTTATTATAGTGTGCTTAACTTCGTTCACTATATTATTGAGTTTGGGCAGCCAGATTTATCGTGAAGCACCCCCTATCCCTACTTCAGTAATAAGCCGTACCGGGGAAGTAATTTTCACCAAAACAGACATTCAGGAAGGTCAACTAGTTTGGCGTACTATGGGTGGACATCAACTCGGTTCCATTTGGGGACACGGTTCTTACATTGCACCAGATTGGACAGCAGATTGGCTACACCGTGAATCTGAAGAGTGGTTAGATCTCACCGCTCAAGCTCAGTTTTCTAAACCTTTTGCACAATTAGACAATTTCCAGAAAGCCGAACTTGAAAGTAGATTGCGCGATGATATACGCCCTAACAGCTACAACGCTGAGACAGACGTCATTACCATCTCACAAACTCGAGGTGAAGCAGTTAAGGCACTGCAAACCTATTACTCTAATGTATTTGGCGATAACCCCGAGTTTCAACACGTTCGTGAAGACTACGCGATGAAGGAAGCGACGATCGCTTCTGCTGAAAATCGAGACAAACTTTCTGCGTTCTTTTTCTGGGGCGCTTGGGCTGCGGTAACAGAGCGACCAGATGAGAGTTATACCTACACAAATAACTGGCCTTTTGACCCTGTTATTGGTAACACACCAACATCAGACAACATCGTTTGGTCGGTGTTGAGTTTTGTTGTCCTTATCGCGGGAGTTGGCGCTCTAGCTTGGTATCACGCCACCTTAAAAGCGCATCCACTACCTAAATTGCCTGCAACCGATCCGCTGTTCGGTGTAAAACCAACCAGATCTCAAAAAGCGCTGGCTAAATATTTCGTCACCGCCGTTGGCCTGTTTTTGCTTCAGATTTTATTGGGTAGTATTACCGCCCACTATGCGGTTGAAGGACAAGACTTCTACGGATTCCCTCTTTCAGAGATTCTGCCTTACTCCGTTACTCGTACATGGCACACCCAATTAGCCGTATTCTGGATAGCAACAGCGTGGTTAGGTACGGGTCTTTACATTGCACCCGCACTTTCAGGCTACGAACCAAAATACCAACGACTCGGTGTCAACGTACTTTGGGTGGCACTTCTCATTGTAGTCCTCGGTTCTATGGCCGGCGAATGGATGGCGGTTCAACAATACTTTGATCTCGATTTAAGCTATTGGATAGGGCATCAGGGTCAAGAGTACATCGATCTTGGACGTATCTGGCAGATCCTATTGCTTGTTGGCTTACTGATTTGGTTAGGATTGGTTACCGCAGCGATTCGTCCTGCATTATTCAAAGATGGCGAGATGAAACCTGTCATCTGGGTGTTATACGCTTCATGTGTCGCGATTGGATTGTTCTACGGTGCTGGCCTATTCCAAGGTAAGCACACAAACTTAGCCATTGCTGAATACTGGCGCTGGTGGGTTGTACATCTATGGGTAGAAGGTTTCTTTGAGACTTTCGCTACGTCAGTTATCGCGCTTGTATTTGTTCGCTTAGGCCTTATTCGTGCACAGTCGGCTAACAGCGCTGTATTATTCGCGACAGTGGTATTCTTAACGGGTGGTTTGATTGGTACGCTACATCACTTGTACTTTACCGGAACGCCGACATCCGTCATTGCTTGGGGCTCCGTATTCTCTGCATTAGAAGTGGTTCCACTCGCGCTCATTGGTTTCGAAGCAGTAGAAACCTATCGATTTAGAAAGTCGACACCTTGGATGGCTCGATACAAATGGGCAATCATGTTCTTTGTTGCGACTGCATTTTGGAATCTAGTCGGTGCTGGCATACTTGGGTTCTTAATCAACCCACCTATCGCGCTCTACTTTATACAAGGTTTGAACACCACAGCAACACACGCACATGGTGCCTTTATGGGAGTGTACGGAATGTTGGGTATTGGTTTGATGTTGACTTGCGTACGCGGGCTAACAGGCGATACCAAAGCGTGGGATGACAAATGGCTTAAATGGTCTTTCTGGACACTTAACTTTGGCCTTGCCGGAATGGTCTTTATGTCATTGTTCCCAGTCGGGATCGTACAGTTCTTCGCTGTCATCGAACATGGATATTGGTACGCACGTTCTCCGGCCGTGATTCATAGCGAACTGGTCGAAATGCTTGTTTGGTTACGTATGCCAGGCGATATTCTGTTCGGTATCGGAGGAATATTCATCGGTATCTTCATGACGAAACTTATATTCGCTGCGATCAGTAACCGTAAATCAAAGCTCATTACGCAAACCGCTTCAAATTAACAACAGCATATAAAAAGAGCGGATTATTCCGCTCTTTTTATTTTCTATCCATCCTAATCCTAGGTAAAAACCATGTATCTAGAAGTGAAAACCGTTCACATTGTCACCGTCACCATCAGTATTTCATTATTTGTCTTTCGGTTTCTTCGTTACTATGCAGCATCAGAAATAAAAACTCAGCCTCTATGGCTTAAACATCTACCGCACGTTATTGACACTCTACTGTTTTCTAGTGGTATCGCCCTTGTCTCTATCACTAAGTTCATCCCCTTCACCGCTTCAGCTCCGTGGCTCAGTTACAAACTTGCTATGGTCGTTCTCTATATTGCTTGCGGATTTGGAGCCATGAGTCAAAAAGCGAGCAGAAGACGTCGAATTCTATTCTTCATTGCATCAATTGGTTGCCTTTGCGTGGTGATTACATTGGCTTTAACAAAACAGATTGATACCCTTTTTGCAATCTTCCAATAAAACTCCGTTTCAATAACAGTGCTTTTTTCGCTCGTAATAAGCTAAGCTTACCAAACGAATAGCGTATTAAAGGACTAAAGCCGATGTTGAATATGGACTTCAACCAAAGACTGGTCATTGAATCTGAGAAAATGGAATGGTTAGCAAGCCCGGCCAACGGCGTATGGCGCAAACCATTTGAACGACAAGAACAAGAAGCGGGACACACCACCAGCATTGTAAAATATGACGCGGATTCTAAATTTAAATCCCATCCTCATCCTGTAGGGGAAGAAATTTTTGTGTTAGGTGGTACCTTCTCAGATGAGAGCGGTGACTTTCCTGCTGGCACTTACTTAAGGAACCCACCGAATAGCGCTCACGCGCCATTTAGTAAAGGTGGCTGCATACTATTCGTCAAGCTTAATCAATTTGATGAAAACGACTCAAAACAGATCCGAATAAAAACCAAAGAGCAAAACTGGTTAGCAGGGTTAGGGGGTTTACAGGTTATGCCTCTGCACGAATTTAAGCATGAACATGTTGCGTTAGTTAAGTGGCCAAAAGGCGAGCATTTTCAACCCCATAATCATTTTGGTGGTGAAGAGATCTTGGTTTTATCCGGTACATTTAGTGACGAATATGGGCATTATCCAAAAGGGACATGGATTCGTAGCCCACATATGAGCAGTCACTGCCCATATGTGGAAGAAGAAACCGTTATCTTAGTAAAAACAGGTCACCTACCCATCCCAGATTCATACTATTCCGCTTAATAGCGCATGTAACCTAGTTAGTAAATGAAGCTATTGCACGGTTTAAAGAGGTGACTCTCTTCCAGAGCCTCCTCTTTTCTCACCCCAAAGCAAGATTAGAGGTACTTGGCATTCTCTGCCAACACTTCTTTGAATGCGAACATACCGTTTAGAGCGGCCGGAAAACCTGCATAAACAGCCATCTGAATAATCACTTCCTTTAATTCTTCTTCACTACAACCAACATTTAATGCCGCATGTAAATGAACCTTTAATTGAGGTTGGCAGTTTCCTAAGGCCGTTAATGCCGCAACAGTGGCGATTTCTCGTGATTTTAAGTCTAACCCTTCGCGCGCGTAAACATCACCAAACGGAAACTCAATGGTGAAACGTGCCAGATCTGGGGCGATATCTTGAAGGCTATCAATCACTTTTTGTCCCGCTTCGCCGTCTATCTTGGCTAAATTTTCAAGACCGACGTCGTACCGTGTTTTGCTCATATCTTGCTCCTTGGAATGAATAACAAACCTAGGTTACAGGTTAGAGCCGACTCTAAGTCAAGCGTGATTTTTGTAGAATTCAATCTTATTATCGAGCGCGGAGAGGTGTCTCATTTGAGATTCTATCTGCGCTTTAAGTGCCTCTCGGTGATTTTCCAACATCGTTTGCCGAGCGAACATGGTTTGGTCACCTTCATCTCTAAGCGCACCATATTGCAAAATCTGCTCTAGAGGCATCCCGGTTTCTTTCAAACGAATAATAAATTCAACCCATTTAATCTCTTTAGATGTGAATGTTCGGTGACCACTCCCATTGCGCCGCACATCTTTCAATAGACCTATTTTTTCATAATATCTCAGTGTGTATGGTGTTAAACCAGTCACCTCTGCAAAGGACTTGATGTTCATAGGCTTTCTCCAATCCCGAGTGTTTAGACAAATTTTAAGTGGCTTACATGATGCCTCATAATCATTCATATTCAAGAACTGAATATTTGGATTGAACGTCAGTCTATTCACTCGTTGACGTTCAATAAAGCCTAACGCCTTGTTATTCTTGGTTCTGCTTTTTTAGCTTCACGCTATTTTGTCTAAGCAGTTCCTTGATGGTCATTCCGATAATAATCAAACTCACGCCGGCTGTCTTCATAAGTAAACTATCAGGATTATGGGACGATGTATCCAGAAGCAAACTAAAAAGCATCTGCCCACTAATAACGAGAATTATCGCACTTGTAGAACCGAGTTTTGTTATCACCACACTATTTATAGCCACATATAATGCGCCAATGACGCCACCAGCATACATCAAGCTTTCAGATGCTGGGGCAAACTGAGGCGGGCTCAAAAGTATTAGCGCCATCAATGAAAGAAAACAAAAACCGCCAATATGATTGATGAAAGAAGCTTTAAATGCCCCTTGATAAACACTTAGTTGCCCGTTCAATATTCTGCTCAAAGCGATACAGACACCATTTAAAAGGCCAATTAAAATATAGATAGTCATCAGTAAACCCTTGCGTATATCAACAGAATGGATCCCAGTACAATCAGTACAATGGGAACAAAATCAACCATAGAAAATGTCTTTTTCTCCAGTTGTAACCAACCAAACCGTTCGCATATCAACGAAAAGATCAACTGCCCTATCAATCCTAATGCTAACGTTCCCGATAAACCGATACTACTGTTAACAGTGATTGACGCGAGAATGACCGTAAACGCGCCAGGTATACCGCCAAGATAGAATGATCGCGGTGCCTTACGTTCATCCAGCTCAACAACATGCCGTTTTGGGCCTAGTATGGAAAGAAGAATCCAAGCGGTAATCGCCCCGATACCATGAGCGAACCATGAAGCGCTTAACCCTGTTGTACCCAACGCAAGCTGACTATTTAAATGAATCATGAGAGCAAGAAGGCAGCCACCGAAGACAGCCAATCCTGAATACCAATTTATTTTTTGCATAACGACTCCTTTGTCTTGAGCCGTACTTTAGTTTATATGTAATATCATGATAATCTTTAATACAGAAACTTATAGTAGAGTAATAGTTGACAATGAAAGAAGACTTTTCGGCAATCCCTGTTTTTGTGGCGGTCATAG harbors:
- the ugpC gene encoding sn-glycerol-3-phosphate ABC transporter ATP-binding protein UgpC — translated: MATLDLKQIRKTYRNAEVETLKGIDISIDDGEFLILVGPSGCGKSTLMNTIAGLEDINSGQILIDGVDVSNVEPKDRDIAMVFQSYALYPNMTVEGNIAFGLKIRKMPQNEIDAEVKRVAEMLQMDQLLDRKPSQLSGGQRQRVAMGRALARRPKLYLFDEPLSNLDAKLRIEMRHQIKRLHQQLKTTIVYVTHDQIEAMTLADRIAVMKDGELQQLGTPKEIYNKPNNMFVAGFMGSPSMNFIETTVDLDDDRNPIIKVVGSANSEHHINLPQSMRDQDGHKVVIGLRPEHITDTDSEDTTASTRLGLQIEVLEPTGPDTIAMVKVNDQEVACRLSPEFEGNIGEIASLNFDLSKAVYFDGETEQRIDF
- a CDS encoding MFS transporter translates to MRKRVLPYLSGRLFDGISSGMFMMALPWIMLNEPGMGTFVAILALVCTGASFVSTLFMATLIDRFSRKKLLVLMQVVQASTALCVLLAYWYGVESIWLLAFAQLVFWLSGDMAWSTNNAFVHENFNPNEYAKISSYDEVVMQTSVLGAGALGIVVLEMWSMVEFAFLATLASSFAALSYLITPYRRQLSTRIKESYLSQLVESKSIFSKDPAFYAFIALSCLSYPVLTFLVKLVPIYFSEQGVEGSWFATWKMSYGVGALICGLVVAKLLTRFNPDKSMLFSIFIMSILLLGIGVFLSPIIMVTLTVIIGFFNAFNRISRINKLHHMVAISERGRVDGGLKLFSTLSQSLSYLLIAWLTANELTSYGFMIIAGVMMSAAMMMWLLIQKRENGVMVLS
- a CDS encoding helix-turn-helix transcriptional regulator, whose product is MSIRINLDVMMAKRKMRLKTLAQAVGITEANLSVLKNGKAKAVRFTTLDKLCEVLECQPGDILEFEINPDDES
- a CDS encoding AraC family transcriptional regulator, translated to MNTQHLSRINDVLFYIHQDIARDLPVNTLADIAAYSEQHFHRLFKQVVGESIHQYIRRTRMEYAANLLMFESQSSVLHIGNKCGFNSVSSFSRAFKTTFHMSPGEWRKHDYHNADKPYLADPEIAAGYARVSKIGIPVPDIVEVAERHAAYVRHQGYNRSIHRAWLILKAWAESEGRDFSVQYGLHHSNPALVALEKCRYVACIEIDKRLNYRGIVNQLTIPGGLHAVFRLHGVYGELLPQISHVLEQWLPDSGFKLGSTPAYVNYIKNHFLAEDEKFELDFFLPISFY
- a CDS encoding DUF2975 domain-containing protein, whose protein sequence is MYEIQKHSRRVRVLFQSLFLLIPVMVLYYWLTVQTDYDYLTSLGIIELSLDIDSYTQASLTLSTRVLATISSLLLCCIVNYALKVLVHLFRNYESGQIFSLENANCYQKLGYSLFYWVAGSVIYGAVMSVILSFNNPPGERVLMLGFEGMDVLTIVFGFIVLIISWVMKEGYVLADESQHTI
- a CDS encoding PLP-dependent aminotransferase family protein; protein product: MEIAQSLQQIQSSYIREILSAASDKNVISLAGGLPDEKTFPIELMKPTLESLSDMPEIFQYGSTAGYGPLLTHLIERFQLPESHTVMMCTGSQQGLDLIARAYVNPGDTVVMEAPSYLGAMQVFGLVQANMVTISQTEFGPDLEQLEQCFAKQAPKMFYAVPDFHNPTGVCWPLETRQRVAKLCIQYNVALIEDAPYRELRFNGKPIELVSNFCPDHSIVLRSFSKIASPGLRLGAVTGKVSYLEPLIKVKQGADLHSSVPMQALLLGLLEHADFDLHIDNIRSVYKQRYQKLFSELQSKLPKSCDLKPVDGGMFVWLTLPECDTFELAKVLLSKGVAVVPSPVFYPSSDKREPALRLNFTNSTVDELEKAVDCLTGVLKEFLS